In a single window of the Scyliorhinus torazame isolate Kashiwa2021f chromosome 2, sScyTor2.1, whole genome shotgun sequence genome:
- the zbtb42 gene encoding zinc finger and BTB domain-containing protein 18.2: protein MEFPDHSRQLLQCLSQQRHQGFLCDCTVLVGDVQFRAHRAVLASCSMYFHLFYRDQLDKRDIVRLNSDIVTAPAFGLLLEFMYEGKLQFNSLPVEDVLAAASYLHMYNIVKVCKGKLKDKDLCVDEKTNGNALGPVKEESSSESDEPAVRNFDTPNKRNCTVVDYKKLTNREKINGHCRGFSDLAGINSVSTDTESSNAAAGKTKSSVNSFTGALPQRDINHIKASADVDCALDLSFKPVSGRDLFYSPYVSGQLASDSQQQGTMPLVGDQQELLSDQEDSEEMDPASQSGNSASSMLAGFGPVFPGNGVTHTEGVEHERDGSEDDMPSSDITNTRMVMSTGHIFICPLCSKGFPSPHVLQLHLSTHFREKDGPRAKMPSDGSMPTCSQCGKTFSCMYTLKRHERTHSGEKPYTCGQCGKSFQYSHNLSRHTVVHTREKPHACKWCERRFTQSGDLYRHIRKFHCGLVKSIAIR from the coding sequence ATGGAGTTTCCAGACCATAGTCGGCAGTTGCTGCAGTGTCTGAGTCAGCAGCGTCACCAGGGTTTTCTCTGTGACTGTACTGTTCTAGTTGGAGACGTTCAGTTTAGAGCCCATCGTGCAGTACTTGCTTCATGCAGCATGTACTTCCATCTATTCTACAGGGACCAGCTGGACAAAAGAGACATTGTGCGTCTGAACAGTGACATTGTCACAGCTCCTGCCTTTGGCCTGCTTCTTGAATTCATGTATGAGGGAAAACTTCAGTTTAATAGTCTGCCCGTGGAAGATGTGCTAGCTGCAGCCAGCTACCTCCACATGTACAACATTGTGAAAGTCTGTAAGGGGAAATTGAAAGATAAAGACCTGTGTGTGGATGAAAAAACAAATGGTAATGCACTTGGACCTGTCAAAGAAGAGAGTTCTTCAGAAAGCGATGAACCAGCAGTGCGTAATTTTGACACACCAAACAAGAGAAATTGTACTGTTGTAGATTATAAAAAGCTCACAAACAGAGAAAAGATTAATGGACATTGTAGGGGCTTCTCTGATCTTGCAGGTATCAATTCTGTGTCTACAGACACTGAATCCAGCAATGCAGCAGCTGGAAAAACAAAGTCCAGTGTCAATAGTTTCACAGGAGCTTTGCCTCAGAGAGACATTAACCATATCAAGGCCTCAGCTGATGTGGACTGTGCTCTAGATCTGTCTTTCAAGCCTGTGTCTGGAAGAGATTTATTTTACTCCCCCTATGTTTCTGGACAGCTGGCCTCCGACAGCCAGCAGCAGGGCACCATGCCACTTGTTGGAGATCAACAGGAGTTGCTGTCAGACCAAGAGGACAGTGAAGAAATGGATCCTGCAAGCCAGAGTGGGAATTCTGCCAGTAGTATGCTAGCTGGATTTGGACCTGTGTTCCCAGGGAATGGTGTGACACATACTGAAGGGGTAGAGCATGAACGGGATGGGAGTGAGGATGACATGCCATCATCTGATATTACAAACACAAGGATGGTAATGTCGACAGGACATATTTTTATCTGCCCCCTCTGCAGCAAAGGCTTCCCAAGCCCTCATGTTCTTCAGCTTCACCTGAGCACCCACTTCAGGGAAAAAGATGGTCCTCGAGCCAAAATGCCTTCTGATGGCTCTATGCCcacctgctcacagtgtgggaaaACCTTTTCCTGCATGTACACACTAAAACGTCACGAACGAACTCACTCAGGTGAAAAACCTTACACCTGTGGTCAATGTGGGAAGAGCTTCCAGTACTCTCATAATCTCAGCCGTCACACAGTTGTGCACACCAGGGAGAAACCACATGCCTGCAAATGGTGCGAAAGACGATTTACGCAGTCGGGTGATCTGTACAGGCACATACGCAAGTTCCACTGTGGTCTTGTAAAGAGTATTGCTATTAGATAA